The stretch of DNA TGCCTCGGCCTCGTCCCAGAACGCTTCAACGGCCCGCCGACATGCGGGATCGGCCAGGGCCTGCGCCACCGTGGCGTGTCCCCGAAGCTGGCCTGCGTAGGCCAGCAGCGAGTGCGCGCCGTTCAAGAGCCACAGCTTGCGGTTTTCGTAGGGTTCGATGTCGTCGACGAACACGGCACCGGCGTCTTCCCAGCGTGGCCGTCCCGCCGGGAAGTCCCCGCTGAGCACCCAGCTTGAGAAGGGTTCGGCCACCACCGGGGAATTGTCGCGGTAGCCGCAGCGGGCTTCCACGGCAGCAAGATCCTCCTCCGTAGTGCGCGGAGTGATCCGGTCCACCGAGGTGCTGACGAAACTGACAGTGGCGCCGATCCATTCGGGCCAGGCCCTGGTCCCAGGCCCTCGCCATGCCCACTACGGCGTTGCGCGCCACGGTGCCGTTGTCGGAGAGGTTGTCGCAGCACACCACGGCAAGCGGGCCGGCTTCCGAAGCCCTGCGGGCGGCCAGGGCCAGCACCAGCCGGCCCAGCGGCGTCGCAGGGGCTTCAGTTCCGGACTCCAGCGCCGCAAGGTCTGCCACGACGTCCGCAGCCATCCGGTCCAGCTGCCCGTCGACGCCGAGCCTGTATGCGGCTTCGGTGATGGTGAGGGTGACGACGGCCGTGGCGGGGGCGCCAACCAGCCCGGCCAGCCGTTGCACCTGGGCCCCGTCAACCGCCTCCACGATGCTGCTGACCACGCTGAACGAGTCGCCGCCGTCGGCGCGTTCCACCACGGTGTACAGGCCGTCCTGCTCCGCGAGGGCCAGCGCGGCGTCGGGGCGGCGGCCGGTGAATGAGGCGATGCCCCAGCCGGCGGCGTCGCCCGCCTGGTGCGTGTACCAGGCCTGATGTGAGCGGTGGAAGGCTCCCAGCCCCAGGTGGACAATGCGGACCGGGGCCTTGGCGGCTGGCCGCAGGCTGCGGTTCAGCTGGGGAAGGCCCACGGCGGCTGTGGTTGGGGACTGCAGTTCAGTGCTCACAGTTTGAAGACCCTTCTGGGTGATCCGTCGACGATGTCGACGATCAGTTCGTGGGCGCGTTCCTCGCTGACCCGGTGCTCCGCGACAAGCCTGGCCAGGAAGGAGGCCTCAATCCGGCGGGAGGCGTCATGGCGTGCAGGGATGGAGCAGAACGCGCGGGTGTCATCGATGAAGCCGGACGAGCGGGAGAATCCGGCGGTCTCTGTGACGGCAGAGCGGAAGCGCATCATGGCGTCCGGCGCATCCAGGAACCACCACGGGGCTCCCAGGTACACGGAGGGGTAGAAGCCCGCCAGCGGCGCGAGTTCGCGGGAGAACACGGTCTCATCCAGGGTGAAGAGCACCAGGTGGAAGTCCTTGGCAGTGCCGAAGTCCTGCAGCAGCGGTCGGATCGCCTCGGTGTAGTTGATGGCCACGGGGATGTCATGGCCGGTGTCCGCGCCGTAGGCGTTGAACGTAGGTTCGTGGTGGTTGCGGTAGGAGCCGGGGTGGATGGTCATGACCAGGCCGTCCTCAACGGACATCCGGGCCATCTGGTACATCATGTGGGCCTCGAAGTCGTCGCGGTCCCGGGCCGTGGCCTCGCCGGAGCGCGCACGGTCGAAAAGCTTCGCCGCGTCGCTGTCATCGAGCTTGAGGGTTGCGGGCGTGCGGACGCCGTGGTCAGCGGAGACGGCGCCGTGTTCCACAAAATAGCGCCGCCGGTTCTCCAGAGCGGTGAGATAGCCGGCGTAGCCGGTGCCGCCGTCGCCCGCTGCCGCAATAAGCCGGTCCACGTTGGACTGCCACTGGGGGTGGCCGATGTTCAGGTAGGCGTCCGGGCGGAAGGTGGGCAGGACGCGGCCGTGGAACGTGGGATCCTGGGATATCGCCTTGTGGCTGGCGAGGCTGTCCAGGGGATCGTCCGTTGTGGCCAGCACCTCGATGTTGAAGTCCTTAAAGAGCTGGCGGGGCCGGAAGCCGGGTTCCCGCAGCTTGGCGGAAATCGCATCGTAGCTGGCGTCGGCAGTGTCTGCTGTGATCTCGTGCTGGAGACCGAAGACGGTGGCGAACTGAGTGCGGAGCCAGTAGCCGGAGGCAGTGCCTTCGAACAGCGGCCAGGCCTTGCAGAACTCGTGCCAGACGGCCCGGGAATCAGCGGTAGCGGTTTTTGAGTCGCGAAGCCGGTCCATCGGAACGCCGCTGGCATGGATTAGCCGGGTGACGTAGTGGTCCGGACTGACCAGCAGCGCTGCGGGATCCGGAAAAGGGCTGTTGTGCTCGATGACTGCAGCGTCCACGTGCCCGTGCGGGGAGATGATGGGAAGGTCCTGGACCCGCTGCAGGAGGTCTCGCGCAATGCTGCGCGTTCCGGGATCAGCGGGCAGGAGCCGGTCTGGTTTGGCGGCAATCGACTCTGACATAGCTCAATGGTCCGGCTTTTAAGACCGTTTTGTCAACCGGTTGCCAAGAATTGCCAAGGCCGGACCGTTCGTCCTGCGGCGAGAGCTAGCCGGCGGGCAGCAGGCGTCCGCTCGAGCCACGCAGCACCAGCTCGGTTTCCACGCGGAGGGTGCCGGCAGGTTCCCCTGTGCCGTGCAGGAGGTCCAGCAACAGGGTAGCTGCGCCCGAGCCGCACTCGCCCAGCGGAGAGCGGACGGTGGTCAGCGGCGGTGTGGTGAAGTCTGCCCCGAAAATGTCATCGAAGCCCACGATGCTGATCTGGTCCGGCACCACGATGCCCGCGGCCTGGAGTTCCTGCATGAGCCCGATGGCCAGGAGGTCGTTGTACGTCAGCACGGCAGTGACGCCGCTGGCGCGGACATCGCGCGCCACCTGCCTGCCGCCGTCGACGGTGGGCCTGGTGGAATCCAGCCGCACGGCCTCCAGCCGGGACCATTCGCAGGCTGCCAGCACGCCTTCCCAGCGGCGGGCGGACATCCAGGACTTTTCCGGGCCAGCGACGAAGGCAACTTTCTTATGCCCGTTGGCGGCGAGGCTGCGCACTGCCTCGCTGATGCCCTTGTTTACGTCGGGAACGACGCACGGCAGGCCATCGACTTCCCGGTTTATGACCACCACCGGCTTGTCGTCGGCGAGCGCGCGGATATTGTCGTCCTGCATGCGGGGGCTTGCCAGGATGAGGCCGTCCACCGTGGCCATCAGCCGGCGGGCCGCCGTAAGTTCGGTGACGCCAGACTCTGCGGACTCGGCCAGCACGAGGGTGTAGTTCCGTAGCGTGCCCGTGGTCTGCGCCCCGCGGATAATGTCGAAAAACGTGGGGTTGGTGATGTCGGCGACGATGAGCCCGAAGGTGTTGGTCCGCCCCGTGGGCAGCGCCCGCGCGAACGGGTTGACCTGGTAGTTGAGCTCGGCGGCGGCATCCTCGATAAGCTTCTGCGTCTTGGCGCTGACCCGGCCGGGTTTACTGAGTGCACGGGACACGGTGGAAGGGTTTACGCCCGCAATCTTGGCAATGTCGTAGATGGTGGGGCTGCTTTTCCCGTCCCGGGTGTGCTTTTTGGCCGGCCCTGCTGCTGTGGGCGCTTCCGGCTTGTTGGGTTCAGTCACCGCCCCATCCTAACGACGAAACACGCCGCCCCGGCCGCAGTTAGTGCCGTTTTGAGGTTCAAACCGGCACTAACTGCTGGTCGGTTGGGCTGGCGGTTCCCACGCATGCCGCCATCGGTTGCCGGCGCGGTTGTTTCCGGACTACACGCGCTCGGGGAACTTTCCTTCCTCGGCGATCCGCTTGTTGAGCTCGGCGAGGAACTCGTCCTCGTCGAAGTCCAGGCCCACTTCCCTGCCCGTCCAGCTGGAAAGGTGGATGGCGTTGGCGAGGCGGACGCCGTTGATGCCGTCGGACCCCGGGGCCAGCAGCGGGGTGCCGTCCAGGATGTTGGCGGCAAAGTTCTCCAGGACGCCGGAGTGCTGGGCCCCCCAGGCGGATTCGAACTCCACGACTTCGGTGTGGTAGTACTCCTCGGGGTTCAACTCACCCATGAAAAGCTTGCGGACATCGTCCATGTCCATACCGTCGCTGAGTTCGCGTTCGGGCTTGACGAGGCGGGTCACGGTGGCGGTCTTGGAGCCTTCGACGACGATCTTGCCCTGGTCGCCCAGGATCTCGAAGCGGTCCGTGCCGGTCAGGTCGTGCGTGGCGGTGACGAAAACGCCGGTAGCGCCGTCGCCGTAGTCCACCACGGCGGTTACTTCATCTTCGACCGCGATGTCGCGGCGGAAGCCGTAGGCCACCTTCGCGTACACAGACTTCGGCACGCCACAGATCCACTGCCACAGGTCCAGCTGGTGTGGTGCCTGATTAACCAGGACGCCGCCCCCTTCGCCGCCCCACGTGGCGCGCCATTCGCTGGAGTTGTAGTAGCCCTGCGGACGCCACCAATTGGTGATGATCCAGTTGGTGCGTCGGATCTTGCCGATTTCGCCGTCGTCGACGATCTCTTTGAGCTTCTGGTACAGCGGGTTGTTGCGCTGGTTGAACATGATCGCAAAGGACAGTTCGGGCTTGCTGGCTGCAAACTCGTTCAGCTCCCTGACCTGCTTGGTGTAGACGCCGGCGGGCTTCTCCACCAGTGCGTGGATGTTGCGCTTAAGCGTCTCGATGCCCATCTCGGGGTGCAGGAAGTGCGGAACGCACGTGACTACGGCATCGACGTCGCCGCTTTCCAGCATGGCGATGTAGTCCTCGTAGAACGGCGAGTCAGGGTACTGCGAAGCCGCAAGTTCTTTCTTGGCAGGATCGATATCGCAGATGGCACCGATTTCCATGTTGGGGACCAGGCCCTCTTTGATGAACTTGGCGTAGGCACCGCCCTGCTGGCCCAGGCCGATGATGCCGAGCCGTACTTTCTTACTCACAGTTTGATTTCCTTTCTTGTTGGTTGGGCTTGCGGGAGCCGGAGAGCCGGCATCAATGGTTAGAAAAGGTCGGCGTGGCCCATGGCCACCAGGTTGTCGTACGAGGTCTGCAACGCATCCCAGACGGTGCGGCCGTACAGCTGGTCCTGCTCCACGAGCAGGTACTGGGCGCCGGCGGCCTGCGCGGCCGGGATGATGGCCGGGAAGTCCAGGTTGCCTTCGCCCACTTCCGCGAACTGGACGACGTCCTTGAACTCGGCCATAAAGCCCGCGAAGTCGCCGGATTCAAGAAGCCCGAAGGCCGATTGGGGCAGCTCCCCGATGCGGTAATCCTTCAGGTGCACCATGGCGGTGCGTCCGGCGTACTTCGCGAGGGTCCGGACGGGGTCAAGTCCGCCGCGCTGCACCCAGTGGACGTCGATTTCCAGGCCCATGGCCGGGGAGTTCTCCGCAATGATGTCCAGCATGTATTTGCCGTCGAACTTCGCGAACTCGATGTGGTGGTTGTGGTAGTACAGGGCGATGCCGTGCTCCTGCAGGCGCTCGGCGTACTCGTTGGCCAGTTTGGCGAAGTCGACCACGGCGCCGATTGACTTCATGGCCGGGAAGGGAAGCATCCCGATCCGCAGGAGCGTGGTGTCGAGGCGTTTTGCGTCGTCGATGATCTTGTCGAAATGGTCCTTTAGCGAATCGCCGGGCATGCCCTTGGGCGTTTCCATTGCGACCGACAATGCCGCGATGTCCATGCCCAGGTCCCTGCGGGACCGGTCCAGTTCGGTGACGTTCTCCGCTGTCATCGGGATCTGGGAGATTTCGACGGCGTTGTAGCCGATCGCGCTGACCTTCCGGAGCGTCTCGAACGCGCCGAGTTCCGTGAAGCTTTCTTTGAGCATCATCGCTTGTACGCCAATGGTGGCCACTTGTTCCTCCGTAATGTTCCGGGCCCGGTCAGGGCCGCTTTGCCGGTCTGGTTGGTTCGCGTGCTGCTAGGCGACGGCGCCGGCCTGTTCG from Arthrobacter sp. B3I9 encodes:
- a CDS encoding LacI family DNA-binding transcriptional regulator — encoded protein: MTEPNKPEAPTAAGPAKKHTRDGKSSPTIYDIAKIAGVNPSTVSRALSKPGRVSAKTQKLIEDAAAELNYQVNPFARALPTGRTNTFGLIVADITNPTFFDIIRGAQTTGTLRNYTLVLAESAESGVTELTAARRLMATVDGLILASPRMQDDNIRALADDKPVVVINREVDGLPCVVPDVNKGISEAVRSLAANGHKKVAFVAGPEKSWMSARRWEGVLAACEWSRLEAVRLDSTRPTVDGGRQVARDVRASGVTAVLTYNDLLAIGLMQELQAAGIVVPDQISIVGFDDIFGADFTTPPLTTVRSPLGECGSGAATLLLDLLHGTGEPAGTLRVETELVLRGSSGRLLPAG
- a CDS encoding Gfo/Idh/MocA family protein, with protein sequence MSKKVRLGIIGLGQQGGAYAKFIKEGLVPNMEIGAICDIDPAKKELAASQYPDSPFYEDYIAMLESGDVDAVVTCVPHFLHPEMGIETLKRNIHALVEKPAGVYTKQVRELNEFAASKPELSFAIMFNQRNNPLYQKLKEIVDDGEIGKIRRTNWIITNWWRPQGYYNSSEWRATWGGEGGGVLVNQAPHQLDLWQWICGVPKSVYAKVAYGFRRDIAVEDEVTAVVDYGDGATGVFVTATHDLTGTDRFEILGDQGKIVVEGSKTATVTRLVKPERELSDGMDMDDVRKLFMGELNPEEYYHTEVVEFESAWGAQHSGVLENFAANILDGTPLLAPGSDGINGVRLANAIHLSSWTGREVGLDFDEDEFLAELNKRIAEEGKFPERV
- a CDS encoding sugar phosphate isomerase/epimerase; the protein is MATIGVQAMMLKESFTELGAFETLRKVSAIGYNAVEISQIPMTAENVTELDRSRRDLGMDIAALSVAMETPKGMPGDSLKDHFDKIIDDAKRLDTTLLRIGMLPFPAMKSIGAVVDFAKLANEYAERLQEHGIALYYHNHHIEFAKFDGKYMLDIIAENSPAMGLEIDVHWVQRGGLDPVRTLAKYAGRTAMVHLKDYRIGELPQSAFGLLESGDFAGFMAEFKDVVQFAEVGEGNLDFPAIIPAAQAAGAQYLLVEQDQLYGRTVWDALQTSYDNLVAMGHADLF
- the uxaC gene encoding glucuronate isomerase, whose amino-acid sequence is MSESIAAKPDRLLPADPGTRSIARDLLQRVQDLPIISPHGHVDAAVIEHNSPFPDPAALLVSPDHYVTRLIHASGVPMDRLRDSKTATADSRAVWHEFCKAWPLFEGTASGYWLRTQFATVFGLQHEITADTADASYDAISAKLREPGFRPRQLFKDFNIEVLATTDDPLDSLASHKAISQDPTFHGRVLPTFRPDAYLNIGHPQWQSNVDRLIAAAGDGGTGYAGYLTALENRRRYFVEHGAVSADHGVRTPATLKLDDSDAAKLFDRARSGEATARDRDDFEAHMMYQMARMSVEDGLVMTIHPGSYRNHHEPTFNAYGADTGHDIPVAINYTEAIRPLLQDFGTAKDFHLVLFTLDETVFSRELAPLAGFYPSVYLGAPWWFLDAPDAMMRFRSAVTETAGFSRSSGFIDDTRAFCSIPARHDASRRIEASFLARLVAEHRVSEERAHELIVDIVDGSPRRVFKL